A stretch of DNA from Perca fluviatilis chromosome 15, GENO_Pfluv_1.0, whole genome shotgun sequence:
ATGAAAAAATGACGCCCCAAGTGACTGTCCGCTTCGCCCGTGCCAAAAAACGCTACTGATATGACCCAAAGCCTTCTTCATTATATGGTGTTTATTTAAGGCAAATACATGTCGTATACAGATATTTACAATAGCTCAATGACACAGTGATAATCAGATGCATCTATTATGAGTTATtaatggtagaaaaaaaaagtgataacaaattaaaaaaacaaagctgtTATGTATTTTGACACACTGAAAAACATAATAGAAAATAACACAGTGATAAAGAAAGATCATTCAGTGAATTACAGATGTTTCCTTTGTTAAGGTATTTGGGCATTTTGCCTTTACTCAATAGTAGATGAGAGGTGTCAGGAAAatagagaagagagaaagtggGGATGACATGAAACAAATGTCGCTGGCCGGAAACCAACCAGGGACGAAGTGATCACAGCGTGTATGGTATACGTCTTAACATCTAAGATATACATTTTCCTTTCACAAAAAAGAATGTTCCTGCAGCAACTCCAAGAAGTCCAAGGAACAGGCCAAGTCCACAGAAGACAGCTGGACTAATATTAGTTTGATTTATGTCAGCCTCTGGGGAGGACAAGAGAAAAATATTCAGAAGTTAAGAACCCAAATCTTAAAGTGACTTCAGTATTGAGTGATTCCTACATCAGAGTCTAGTATTATAATATACTATATTACTTTACTATATTGTAGGATAATATTATTCTCTACTATATTAAGCGTTTTTGTCCTCACCCCAAAACTTGGTCTGAGGCTTCTCCAGCGACGCATGTTCCACAGTGCAGCCGTAGATGTCTCCTTCCGTAGGGACAAAGTTTAGGTAggagaaaacatgaaatgttCCATCAGGATTGTTTATGCATTTGTCGAAAGGATCTTCCACTGTTAGCTCTATATCATTCTTGGTCCACTTTATGTtgatggagggagggaagaaATGATTGATGAAGCAGATGAGGGTATTCTCTTCATCTTCTATCACTTCATCTCTGGGGTATATGATGATTTCTGGTGGCTCTGACACAATACAGTGCACTTTCAATAGTCTTTACTTTTGttaaagaaactaaataaaacattgCTAAATGGATACAGTATCTTCACCAAAGGTTGACGGTGAACGTAACATATCAACATGTTAAATATCACTTACCTTTAGTCTTTGTTGTAGCAGACTTGTCTGGTTTATATCTCGCCAATTCACCTCTGCACACCATTCGGTAATGCAATGCAATTTTGTAAGCATGGGGAACATGGACTGTTGTAGGGATTTTACTATTCCAAACAACAAGCCCTTTTTTAAAGTCAGCATAGTAGATTTCCTCACCATCGTGTGTCACAGTGAGTTGAGTATCACTTGAGTCAAAGCACCCAAAGCTTTGACATAACTCATGACTTCCTAGGAAAATTTAACAATCCATACATCAGTTCAGCAACAACTGTTCATAAAAACATTCATAAaaaagatttacaaaaaaagttgtaaatatgtaatttggttccaattctttttttaaaatgcaaaaaaacaaaacaacagttaAGGTAATAGCCATACTTACTTTGTGCGTGGATGAAAACTGCTCCTGAGAGAATAAGTATAATTTTGAAGTACATATCGTTCGGTTTGTATGtacaaatcagaatcagaatcagaaaaggattaAGTTTGCTGTCAAAGCTCTCTTGGTCTCTGCAGTTAGTTTTCAATAAAGATAAGACTTATCAAGGTTGGCTGTGTTACCCGCAACCTTCCGCATACCTAAAATTattatctaaaaaaacaaaaaaaatcacaaggGGAAGTCCACCAAAGGGTAAGTCAGGAGAAGATTCAATTAAGAATACCACTTTAAAAGGTGTCCTGTGGAGTTGTCTTGTAAACAATCAAAAGTTGTGTTTACATTCGG
This window harbors:
- the LOC120574852 gene encoding H-2 class II histocompatibility antigen, A-U alpha chain-like isoform X3 is translated as MYFKIILILSGAVFIHAQRSHELCQSFGCFDSSDTQLTVTHDGDIYGCTVEHASLEKPQTKFWEADINQTNISPAVFCGLGLFLGLLGVAAGTFFFVKGKCIS
- the LOC120574852 gene encoding H-2 class II histocompatibility antigen, A-Q alpha chain-like isoform X1; the encoded protein is MYFKIILILSGAVFIHAQRSHELCQSFGCFDSSDTQLTVTHDGEEIYYADFKKGLVVWNSKIPTTVHVPHAYKIALHYRMVCRGELARYKPDKSATTKTKEPPEIIIYPRDEVIEDEENTLICFINHFFPPSINIKWTKNDIELTVEDPFDKCINNPDGTFHVFSYLNFVPTEGDIYGCTVEHASLEKPQTKFWEADINQTNISPAVFCGLGLFLGLLGVAAGTFFFVKGKCIS
- the LOC120574852 gene encoding uncharacterized protein LOC120574852 isoform X2, producing the protein MYFKIILILSGAVFIHAQRSHELCQSFGCFDSSDTQLTVTHDGEEIYYADFKKGLVVWNSKIPTTVHVPHAYKIALHYRMVCRGELARYKPDKSATTKTKGDIYGCTVEHASLEKPQTKFWEADINQTNISPAVFCGLGLFLGLLGVAAGTFFFVKGKCIS